From Cupriavidus oxalaticus:
GCGTGGGCTTCATGCTGGTCCAGGTGGCAATGCAGTTGCTGATCGGCCAGGTCTCGACCAACGAGACGCGGCTGCGCAATTACACCTGGCACGCGCTCGGGCTGTCGGTGTCGGGCACGCTGGGGCCGGTGGCGATGGGCTACGTCATCGAGCATGCCGGATTCCGCCCCGCTTTTGCCGTGCTGGTCGGGGTGGCGCTGGTCGGCCAGGCCGGCCTGCAGTGGGTGCGCCCGCGGCTGCCGGCGCAGGGCGGCAATGCCGGCCGCATCGCCATCGAGGACGGCAGCCGCCGCTCCACGCTGGACCTGCTGCAGTATCCCGAGCTGCGCGCCGTCTTTGTCGCCAGCGCGGTGCTGTCGGCGGCCTGGGACCTGCATGCCTTCCTGATCCCGATCCAGGGCTCGCGCATCGGGCTGTCGCCGTCGTCGATCGGCTGGGTGCTGGGCGCCTTCGCCATTGCCACGCTGATTATCCGCGTGGCGATGCCGGTGGTGTCGCGCCGCCTGTCGGAGTGGAAGATCATCCGCACCGCGCTGCTGGTGGGCGCTCTGGCCTACCTGGCCTACCCGTTCGTCACGCATTTCTGGCTGATGTGCGGGCTGGCCTTCGTGCTCGGGCTGGCGCTGGGCAGCGCGCAGCCCAATGTCATGAACATCCTGCACACGGTGTCGCCGCACGGGCGCGCGGGCGAGGCGCTGGGCCTGCGCTCCGCGGTGCTCAATACCAGCCAGGTAGTGTGGCCGCTGACCTTCGGCGTGGTCGGCACGGCGCTTGGCATGCTGCCAATCTTCCTGTCGATGGCCGGAGCCATGGGCGTGGCCGGTTACTACTCGCGGCGCCAGGGACGCCGGGCGCTGCCGCCGGCTTGAGCCCCGGCGCGCGCCCTGTCCACTGTGACGCCGCCCGCACGCCTTGCCGGCGCGCAAATGCGGCCCGCGAAGCATTCGCTATACTCGAATCAGCCGGACCTGCGCCCTCGCCCCCGGGGCCCGCCGCGCATCCCGACCGATTCTCCGATGATTGCGACATGACTCAACTCGCCGACCTCCGCCGTACCTATGTCCTGGGCTCGCTGTCCGAAACCGACGTGGCCCCCGACCCGATGAGCCAGTTCAAGCGCTGGTTCGACGAGGCGGTCACGGCCAAGCTGCCCGAACCCAATGCCATGACGCTGGCCACTGTCGGCGCCGATGGCCAGCCTTCCGCGCGCATCGTGCTGCTCAAGGGCATCGACGACCGTGGCTTCACCTTCTTCACCAACTACGAGAGCCGCAAGGGGCTGGACCTGGCGGCAAACCCGCGCGCCGCGCTGCTGTTCCACTGGGTACAGCTGGAGCGCCAGGTGCGCGTGGAAGGCATCGTCGAAAAAGTTGCCGACGACGAGAGCGACGCCTATTTCGCCTCGCGCCCCCTCGGCTCGCGCGTGGGCGCGTGGGCTTCCGAACAAAGCCGCGAAGTGCCCGGCCGCGACGTGCTTGAGCAGCGCGAGCTGGAATACCGCAGCAAGTTCGGCGACAACCCGCCGCGCCCGCCGCACTGGGGCGGCTACAGGCTGGTGCCGACCGCGATGGAATTCTGGCAGGGGCGCCCTTCGCGCCTGCATGACCGCATCGCCTATCGCGTCCAGCCGGGCGGTGCCTGGCAGATCGTGCGCCTTTCGCCCTGACGCGCTGGCCACGGAGGTCCGGACGGGTCTGTCCCGGGGGCTTCCCGAGGGTGCGCTGCACTGCCCGCGGAATTCGACTAAAGTGGGACTGGCGTCGCTTGGTGATTTTTACGCAAGCGCTCGCGACGGACTCGGGTCAAGGCTCGGGGCAGTACCTGCCTTGTCCGGAGGACCGGTCGAGCGCGTGCCGCAACCATCGGGAGGTAAAGCGCATGTTTTTCAAGCAAGCCCTGGAAAAGCAACTCGACAACTGGATCGCCGACCTGCGTGACAATGCCAACCTGCCGGTCTGCTTGCGCCTGTGGAATGGCACCGAATATGCCCTGGGCCATTTCGACAAGCCGCAGGTCACGCTGACCGTGCGCGAGGCCGCGGCACTGCCGCTGCTGCTGACGCCAAGCCTGGACAACCTGGGCGAGGCCTACGTGCAGGGCAAGATCGACTTTGACGGCCGGCTGGCCGACATCATCAAGGTCGGCTATGGCATGTCGGCGGCTGCCACGCGGCGCGCCGGCGGCGCGCTGGCCCGGGTGGCGCAGCATTTCTCGCACACCAGGCAGGAAGACCGGGAATCGATCCAGTACCACTACGACGTTTCCAACGACTTCTACAAGCTCTGGCTCGATCCCAACATGGTGTATTCGTGCGCCTATTTCGAGAACGGCGACGAGGACCTTGCCACCGCGCAGCTGAAGAAGATCGACCATATCCTGACCAAGATCCGGCTGCAGCCCGGGCAGACGCTGCTGGACATCGGCTGCGGCTGGGGTGCGCTGGTGCTGCGCGCCGCGCAGAAGTACGGGGCGCGCTGCGTGGGCATCACGCTGTCGCAGAACCAGTTTGACCTGGCCGCCGAGCGCGTCAGGGCGGCAGGACTGTCCGACCGCATCGAGATCCGGCTGCAGGATTACCGCGACACCACCGGCACCTTCGACCGTATCACCAGCGTCGGCATGTTCGAGCACGTGGGCAAGGACAACCTGCCTGGATATTTCCGCCGCATGCGCGAACTGCTGGCCGATGACGGCTACGCGATGAACCACGGCATCACCTCGCCCGATCCCGACAACGGCCAGACGCCGATGGACGGCGCCGAGTTCATGGACCGCTACGTGTTCCCGCAAGGAGAACTGCCGCACATCGGGCTGGTGCTGAAGACGCTGGAGCAAGGCGGCCTGGAGGCGATCGACGTGGAACTGCTGCGCCGCCACTACGCGCAGACTTTGCGCCACTGGGCCGATAATTTCGAGGCAAAGGGCGAAACCATCCGCGATATGGTCGGCGAGAAGAAGTACCGCATCTGGCGCGTGTACCTGGCCGGCTGCTCGCATGCCTTCGAGACCGACAAGATGTCGATCTACCAGGTGGTCTGCCACAAGGCCGGGATGTCGTCGGGCACGGTGCCTTGGTCGCGCCGCTATATTTATGAGCAGCCCATCGGGCGCAACGACTGAACGATACCGAACCCGAAACCGAAGCGATTGACTGAAGACCTCTTTGGCGGGCTGCCCGTGCCCGCCCCGCAACAAGCTCCCGCCCCTCCCGCAAAGTCCGTCCGTGCCCAGGGCGTGCAACCCGCGCCGATGGACGAGGCACTGCGCGCGCTGTCGGCGCGCCTGCCCGCCAGCCTTTACTTCGGCACCTCGTCGTGGGCATACCCCGGCTGGAACCAGCTGGTCTACGACGGCGAGTACGGCGACAGCATGCTGTCGCGCAAGGGACTGGCCGCATACTCGCGCCATCCGCTGCTGCGCGCGGCGGGGATCGATCGCGGCTTCTACGGGCCGATCCCGCTGGCCGACTACCTTTCCTACGCGGCGCAAGTGCCGGACGGCTTCCGCTTCGTGGTCAAGGCGCCAGCCAGCGTCTGCGACGCCTGGCTGCGCGGCTCGGACGGCGCCGGCCGGCTCGCCAACGCGGCGTTCCTGGACGCGGAGATCGCGGTGCGCGACTTCATCGCCCCGGCGAGCGCCGGCCTCGGCGGCAAATGCGGGCCGCTGCTGTTCCAGCTGTCGCCGATGGGCAGCCTGG
This genomic window contains:
- a CDS encoding MFS transporter: MSLPHTAVPPITWLIALTVCNHVAFNASRVVVSLFAISLKASTVTLGVLMSLYALLPMLLAIRAGKRIDEIGPRKPMTAGSLMLVAGTLLPALWHELDALYLSCALIGVGFMLVQVAMQLLIGQVSTNETRLRNYTWHALGLSVSGTLGPVAMGYVIEHAGFRPAFAVLVGVALVGQAGLQWVRPRLPAQGGNAGRIAIEDGSRRSTLDLLQYPELRAVFVASAVLSAAWDLHAFLIPIQGSRIGLSPSSIGWVLGAFAIATLIIRVAMPVVSRRLSEWKIIRTALLVGALAYLAYPFVTHFWLMCGLAFVLGLALGSAQPNVMNILHTVSPHGRAGEALGLRSAVLNTSQVVWPLTFGVVGTALGMLPIFLSMAGAMGVAGYYSRRQGRRALPPA
- the pdxH gene encoding pyridoxamine 5'-phosphate oxidase; this encodes MTQLADLRRTYVLGSLSETDVAPDPMSQFKRWFDEAVTAKLPEPNAMTLATVGADGQPSARIVLLKGIDDRGFTFFTNYESRKGLDLAANPRAALLFHWVQLERQVRVEGIVEKVADDESDAYFASRPLGSRVGAWASEQSREVPGRDVLEQRELEYRSKFGDNPPRPPHWGGYRLVPTAMEFWQGRPSRLHDRIAYRVQPGGAWQIVRLSP
- a CDS encoding SAM-dependent methyltransferase, with protein sequence MFFKQALEKQLDNWIADLRDNANLPVCLRLWNGTEYALGHFDKPQVTLTVREAAALPLLLTPSLDNLGEAYVQGKIDFDGRLADIIKVGYGMSAAATRRAGGALARVAQHFSHTRQEDRESIQYHYDVSNDFYKLWLDPNMVYSCAYFENGDEDLATAQLKKIDHILTKIRLQPGQTLLDIGCGWGALVLRAAQKYGARCVGITLSQNQFDLAAERVRAAGLSDRIEIRLQDYRDTTGTFDRITSVGMFEHVGKDNLPGYFRRMRELLADDGYAMNHGITSPDPDNGQTPMDGAEFMDRYVFPQGELPHIGLVLKTLEQGGLEAIDVELLRRHYAQTLRHWADNFEAKGETIRDMVGEKKYRIWRVYLAGCSHAFETDKMSIYQVVCHKAGMSSGTVPWSRRYIYEQPIGRND
- a CDS encoding DUF72 domain-containing protein produces the protein MTEDLFGGLPVPAPQQAPAPPAKSVRAQGVQPAPMDEALRALSARLPASLYFGTSSWAYPGWNQLVYDGEYGDSMLSRKGLAAYSRHPLLRAAGIDRGFYGPIPLADYLSYAAQVPDGFRFVVKAPASVCDAWLRGSDGAGRLANAAFLDAEIAVRDFIAPASAGLGGKCGPLLFQLSPMGSLADSGVFLERLDAFLGALPPLDPSITPHACYAVELRDPALLTPRYIKLLRRHGARFCLSARDRLPAVPRQAAAQALMDEAGPGPLLLRWMLHAGRPYAYAEKLYAPFDRIVDDDPGTRDAIADVVAGTLRAGQLAIVIVSNNAEGCAPLSIVRLAEAIAARL